The proteins below come from a single Streptomyces tubercidicus genomic window:
- the ctaD gene encoding cytochrome c oxidase subunit I yields MSILNEPQGAAADTAPAAPPVRKKQPGIAVVKWLTTTDHKTIGTMYLVTSFAFFCIGGLMALLMRAELARPGTQIMSNEQFNQAFTMHGTIMLLMFATPLFAGFANWIMPLQIGAPDVAFPRLNMFAYWLYLFGSLIAVAGFLTPQGAADFGWFAYSPLSDAVRSPGVGADMWIMGLAFSGFGTILGSVNFITTIICMRAPGMTMFRMPIFTWNVLLTGVLVLLAFPVLAAALFALEADRKFGAHVFDAANGGALLWQHLFWFFGHPEVYIIALPFFGIISEVIPVFSRKPMFGYIGLIAATISIAGLSVTVWAHHMYVTGGVLLPFFAFMTFLIAVPTGVKFFNWIGTMWKGSLSFETPMLWTIGFLITFTFGGLTGVILASPPMDFHVSDSYFVVAHFHYVVFGTVVFAMFAGFHFWWPKFTGKMLDERLGKITFWTLFVGFHGTFLVQHWLGAEGMPRRYADYLAADGFTALNTISTISSFLLGLSMLPFMYNVWKTSKYGKKVEVDDPWGYGRSLEWATSCPPPRHNFLTLPRIRSESPAFDLHHPEIAALDALHNGRASEDDKSLAGGKEAGK; encoded by the coding sequence GTGAGCATCCTCAACGAACCTCAGGGTGCCGCCGCCGATACGGCTCCGGCAGCACCGCCCGTACGCAAGAAGCAACCCGGCATCGCTGTCGTGAAGTGGCTGACGACCACTGACCACAAGACCATCGGCACGATGTACCTGGTCACGTCGTTCGCGTTCTTCTGCATCGGCGGCCTGATGGCGCTGCTCATGCGCGCCGAGCTGGCCCGTCCCGGCACGCAGATCATGTCGAACGAGCAGTTCAACCAGGCGTTCACGATGCACGGCACGATCATGCTGCTGATGTTCGCGACGCCGCTGTTCGCCGGATTCGCGAACTGGATCATGCCGCTGCAGATCGGCGCGCCCGACGTGGCGTTCCCGCGGCTGAACATGTTCGCCTACTGGCTGTACCTCTTCGGCTCGCTGATCGCGGTGGCCGGCTTCCTCACCCCGCAGGGTGCGGCGGACTTCGGCTGGTTCGCGTACTCGCCGCTGTCGGACGCGGTGCGTTCGCCGGGCGTCGGCGCGGACATGTGGATCATGGGTCTGGCCTTCTCCGGCTTCGGCACGATCCTCGGTTCGGTCAACTTCATCACCACGATCATCTGCATGCGCGCGCCCGGCATGACGATGTTCCGGATGCCGATCTTCACCTGGAACGTGCTGCTGACCGGTGTGCTGGTCCTGCTGGCCTTCCCGGTGCTGGCGGCGGCGCTGTTCGCGCTGGAGGCGGACCGTAAATTCGGTGCGCATGTCTTTGATGCCGCGAATGGCGGTGCACTGCTCTGGCAGCACCTCTTCTGGTTCTTCGGGCATCCTGAGGTGTACATCATCGCGCTGCCGTTCTTCGGCATCATTTCCGAGGTCATTCCGGTGTTCTCCCGGAAGCCGATGTTCGGTTACATCGGTCTGATCGCGGCGACGATTTCGATTGCCGGTCTTTCGGTCACGGTGTGGGCGCACCACATGTATGTGACGGGCGGCGTGCTCTTGCCGTTCTTCGCCTTCATGACGTTCCTGATCGCGGTGCCGACCGGTGTGAAGTTCTTCAACTGGATCGGCACGATGTGGAAGGGCTCGCTGTCCTTCGAGACGCCGATGCTGTGGACGATCGGCTTCCTGATCACCTTCACCTTCGGTGGTCTGACCGGTGTCATCCTGGCCTCGCCGCCGATGGACTTCCACGTCTCGGACTCGTACTTCGTCGTGGCGCACTTCCACTACGTGGTCTTCGGCACGGTCGTCTTCGCGATGTTCGCCGGCTTCCACTTCTGGTGGCCGAAGTTCACCGGCAAGATGCTGGACGAGCGGCTCGGCAAGATCACCTTCTGGACGCTGTTCGTGGGCTTCCACGGCACCTTCCTCGTCCAGCACTGGCTGGGTGCCGAGGGCATGCCGCGGCGTTACGCGGACTACCTCGCGGCCGACGGCTTCACCGCGCTGAACACCATCTCGACGATCAGCTCGTTCCTGCTGGGCCTGTCGATGCTGCCGTTCATGTACAACGTCTGGAAGACGTCGAAGTACGGCAAGAAGGTCGAGGTCGACGACCCCTGGGGCTACGGCCGCTCGCTGGAGTGGGCGACGTCCTGCCCGCCCCCGCGGCACAACTTCCTCACGCTGCCGCGCATTCGCTCCGAATCCCCGGCGTTCGACCTGCACCACCCGGAGATCGCAGCCCTTGACGCGCTGCACAACGGCCGTGCCTCGGAGGACGACAAGTCCCTCGCCGGCGGCAAGGAGGCGGGCAAGTGA
- a CDS encoding helix-turn-helix domain-containing protein, which produces MKFTSKELTPYLSARHYFGSEQRRHRERAKLSLVQLADIVNFSKSTLARVEPAELMPPPELPAALDAAFGTEHYFHGLYELAKREAHPDQYRRFMDFEARAEVIEVFEPQAVPGLLQTREYAQASLGCQDLPKEQTEQRVNARMSRQERLYSDCPPYRWAIIDEAVLRRETGGRECTYKQLARLLEQVDTPDSRVQVMPFSAGPYPLMGGALNLLTLPDGSAVAYEEGIEIAHLYESSEAVKKWRRRYEVLRANALSLAESAVLIRKAMEDYKPCDTSPI; this is translated from the coding sequence ATGAAGTTCACCTCGAAGGAACTGACCCCCTACCTCTCCGCACGCCACTACTTCGGCTCCGAACAGCGCCGTCACCGCGAGCGCGCCAAGCTGTCGCTGGTGCAGCTGGCGGACATCGTCAACTTCAGCAAGAGCACCCTGGCGCGCGTCGAACCCGCGGAGCTGATGCCCCCACCGGAACTCCCCGCCGCACTCGACGCGGCATTCGGCACCGAGCACTACTTCCACGGCCTGTATGAGCTGGCGAAGCGGGAGGCACACCCGGACCAGTACCGGCGCTTCATGGACTTCGAGGCCCGCGCGGAGGTGATCGAAGTCTTCGAACCACAGGCTGTCCCGGGCCTGTTGCAGACCCGGGAGTACGCCCAGGCATCGCTGGGTTGCCAGGACCTGCCCAAGGAGCAGACCGAACAGCGTGTCAACGCCCGGATGTCCCGCCAGGAGCGCCTGTACTCGGACTGCCCGCCGTACCGATGGGCGATCATCGACGAGGCCGTGCTGCGGCGGGAAACAGGCGGCAGGGAGTGCACCTACAAACAACTGGCTCGGCTGCTCGAACAGGTGGATACTCCCGACAGTAGGGTGCAGGTCATGCCGTTCAGCGCGGGTCCGTACCCACTGATGGGCGGCGCCCTGAATCTGTTGACGCTTCCCGACGGCTCCGCCGTGGCCTACGAAGAGGGCATCGAGATCGCGCATCTTTACGAGAGTTCGGAAGCCGTGAAGAAGTGGCGGCGCCGGTACGAGGTGCTGCGTGCGAACGCCCTCTCGCTGGCGGAGTCAGCGGTGCTGATCCGAAAGGCAATGGAGGACTACAAGCCATGCGACACATCACCGATTTGA
- a CDS encoding carbohydrate kinase family protein — MRIAVTGSIATDHLMTFPGRFADQLVADQLHTVSLSFLVDELDVRRGGVAANICFGMGQLGTEPILVGAAGNDFEEYRAWLDRHGVDTRSVHISEVLHTARFVCTTDADHNQIGSFYTGAMSEARLIELQHVAERVGGLDLVLIGADDPEAMIRHTEECRTRGIPFAADFSQQIARMDGEAIRTLLVDSAYLFSNEYEKGLIESKTGWTDEEILAKVGTRVTTLGANGVRIERVGEPVLEVGVPEENAKTDPTGVGDAFRAGFLSGLAWGVGLERAAQIGCMLATLVIETVGTQEYELHRSHFMDRFTKAYGHEAAAEVQQHLL, encoded by the coding sequence GTGCGTATCGCAGTCACCGGCTCCATCGCCACCGACCACCTGATGACCTTCCCCGGCCGCTTCGCCGATCAGCTGGTCGCCGACCAGCTGCATACGGTCTCCCTTTCCTTCCTGGTCGACGAGCTCGACGTCCGCCGCGGCGGCGTCGCCGCCAACATCTGCTTCGGCATGGGCCAGCTCGGCACCGAGCCGATCCTGGTCGGTGCCGCCGGCAACGACTTCGAGGAGTACCGCGCCTGGCTCGACCGCCATGGCGTCGACACCCGTTCCGTCCACATCTCCGAGGTGCTGCACACCGCCCGCTTCGTGTGCACCACCGACGCCGACCACAACCAGATCGGGTCGTTCTACACCGGCGCGATGAGTGAGGCCCGGCTGATCGAGCTGCAGCATGTGGCCGAGCGGGTCGGCGGCCTCGACCTCGTCCTGATCGGTGCGGACGACCCCGAGGCGATGATCCGGCACACCGAGGAGTGCCGCACCCGCGGTATCCCGTTCGCCGCCGACTTCTCCCAGCAGATCGCCAGGATGGACGGCGAGGCCATCCGCACCCTCCTGGTGGACTCGGCCTACCTCTTCTCCAACGAGTACGAGAAGGGCCTGATCGAGTCCAAGACCGGCTGGACCGACGAGGAGATCCTCGCCAAGGTCGGCACCCGTGTCACCACGCTCGGCGCCAACGGCGTCCGGATCGAGCGGGTCGGCGAGCCGGTCCTGGAGGTCGGTGTCCCGGAGGAGAACGCCAAGACCGACCCGACCGGCGTCGGCGACGCCTTCCGCGCCGGCTTCCTGTCCGGTCTGGCCTGGGGCGTCGGCCTGGAGCGCGCCGCGCAGATCGGCTGCATGCTGGCGACGCTGGTCATCGAGACCGTCGGCACCCAGGAGTACGAGCTGCACCGCAGCCACTTCATGGACCGCTTCACCAAGGCGTACGGCCACGAGGCCGCCGCCGAGGTCCAGCAGCACCTGCTCTGA
- a CDS encoding cytochrome c oxidase subunit 4, giving the protein MKIQGKMFIWLSVFVLAMAIVYGVWSKEPAGTTALFLAFGLCIMVGYYLAFTARRVDAGAQDNEDAEVSDDAGELGFFSPHSWQPLSLAVGGALAFMGVVFGWWLLYFSMPVILVGLFGWVFEYYRGENRTQ; this is encoded by the coding sequence GTGAAGATCCAGGGCAAGATGTTCATCTGGCTCTCCGTCTTCGTCCTCGCCATGGCGATCGTCTATGGCGTCTGGTCGAAGGAGCCCGCGGGTACCACCGCACTGTTCCTCGCCTTCGGCCTGTGCATCATGGTCGGCTACTACCTGGCCTTCACGGCCCGGCGGGTCGACGCGGGTGCGCAGGACAACGAGGACGCCGAGGTCTCGGACGACGCCGGTGAGCTGGGCTTCTTCAGCCCGCACAGCTGGCAGCCGCTGTCCCTGGCCGTCGGTGGCGCGCTCGCCTTCATGGGCGTCGTCTTCGGCTGGTGGCTGCTGTACTTCTCCATGCCGGTGATCCTCGTGGGCCTGTTCGGCTGGGTCTTCGAGTACTACCGCGGCGAGAACCGCACGCAGTAA
- the erpA gene encoding iron-sulfur cluster insertion protein ErpA, translated as MSVQDETTVSDGIILSDAAASKVKSLLEQEGRDDLALRVAVQPGGCSGLRYQLFFDERSLDGDVVKDFDGVKVVTDRMSAPYLGGASIDFVDTIEKQGFTIDNPNATGSCACGDSFS; from the coding sequence ATGAGCGTTCAGGACGAGACCACCGTCAGCGACGGCATCATCCTGTCCGACGCGGCCGCGTCGAAGGTCAAGAGCCTTCTGGAGCAGGAAGGCCGGGACGACCTCGCGCTGCGGGTGGCCGTTCAGCCCGGCGGCTGCTCCGGGCTGCGCTACCAGCTCTTCTTCGACGAGCGCTCGCTCGACGGCGATGTCGTCAAGGACTTCGACGGCGTCAAGGTCGTCACCGACCGGATGAGCGCCCCCTACCTGGGCGGTGCCTCCATCGACTTCGTCGACACCATCGAGAAGCAGGGCTTCACGATCGACAACCCGAACGCCACCGGCTCCTGCGCCTGCGGCGACTCCTTCAGCTAA
- a CDS encoding cysteine desulfurase/sulfurtransferase TusA family protein: MPYFDAASAAPLHPVAREALLASLDEGWADPARLYREGRRARLLLDAAREAAAEAVGCRPDELVFTPSGTRAVHTGVAGALAARRRAGRRLLHSAVEHSSVLHAAEVHTAAGGSCAELPVDRTGRVAAGDVAAALGPDTALVCLQSANHEVGTAQPVEEVAALCQEAGVPLLVDAAQSLPWGPVPGGWSLLAASAHKWGGPPGVGLLAVRKGTRFAPQGPGDERESGRSPGFENIPAVVAAAASLRALRTGPETADEAARLRRLVDRIRTRVPELIPDVEVVGDPVHRLPHLVTFSCLYVDGEALLHELDRAGFSVSSGSSCTSSTLTPSHVLRAMGVLSEGNVRVSLPYGTPEAEVERFLEVLPETVRSVRERLGVPVAGRETAAESQAATAAAEPAGLVVDSLGKRCPLPVIELAKAIQEVPVGGTVTVLADDEAARQDIPAWCTMRDQEYVGERAAGRGVAYVVRRRA; the protein is encoded by the coding sequence GTGCCCTACTTCGACGCGGCGTCCGCCGCCCCGCTGCACCCCGTAGCCCGCGAAGCCCTGCTCGCCTCGCTGGACGAGGGCTGGGCCGACCCGGCCCGCCTCTACCGCGAGGGGCGGCGGGCCCGGCTGCTGCTGGACGCGGCGCGGGAGGCCGCGGCCGAGGCGGTGGGCTGCCGCCCGGACGAGTTGGTTTTCACCCCTTCGGGGACCCGGGCGGTGCACACGGGAGTCGCGGGGGCGCTGGCGGCCCGCCGTCGCGCCGGTCGCCGGCTGCTGCACTCCGCCGTCGAGCACTCCTCCGTCCTGCACGCCGCCGAGGTCCATACGGCGGCCGGCGGCAGCTGCGCGGAGCTGCCGGTGGACCGTACGGGCCGGGTGGCGGCCGGGGACGTGGCCGCCGCGCTGGGCCCGGACACCGCGCTGGTCTGTCTCCAGTCCGCCAACCACGAGGTGGGCACCGCACAACCGGTCGAGGAGGTGGCCGCGCTCTGCCAGGAGGCGGGGGTGCCCCTTCTGGTGGACGCCGCGCAGTCGCTGCCCTGGGGGCCGGTGCCCGGCGGATGGTCGCTGCTGGCGGCGAGCGCCCACAAGTGGGGCGGTCCGCCCGGGGTGGGGCTGCTCGCGGTCCGTAAGGGGACCCGGTTCGCTCCGCAGGGGCCGGGGGACGAGCGGGAGTCGGGCCGCAGTCCGGGGTTCGAGAACATCCCGGCGGTCGTGGCCGCCGCGGCGTCCCTGCGCGCGCTGCGGACTGGCCCGGAGACCGCGGACGAGGCGGCGCGGCTGCGGCGGCTGGTGGACCGGATCCGGACCCGGGTGCCGGAGCTGATCCCGGATGTGGAGGTGGTCGGCGATCCGGTGCACCGCCTCCCCCACCTCGTCACCTTCTCCTGTCTCTATGTCGACGGAGAGGCGCTGCTGCACGAGCTCGACCGGGCGGGCTTCTCGGTCTCGTCCGGTTCGTCCTGTACGTCCAGCACCCTGACGCCGAGCCATGTGCTGCGCGCCATGGGCGTGCTGTCCGAGGGGAATGTGCGGGTCTCGCTGCCGTACGGCACGCCCGAGGCGGAGGTGGAGCGCTTCCTGGAGGTGCTGCCGGAGACGGTGCGCTCGGTACGGGAGCGGCTGGGCGTCCCGGTGGCGGGGCGGGAGACGGCGGCGGAGTCACAGGCGGCGACGGCCGCCGCCGAGCCGGCCGGTCTGGTCGTCGATTCGCTCGGCAAGCGCTGTCCGCTCCCGGTCATCGAGCTGGCGAAGGCGATCCAGGAGGTGCCGGTCGGCGGGACGGTGACGGTGCTCGCCGACGACGAGGCCGCCCGGCAGGACATCCCCGCCTGGTGCACCATGCGCGACCAGGAGTACGTGGGTGAGCGGGCGGCCGGGCGCGGCGTCGCGTATGTCGTGCGGCGCCGCGCCTGA
- a CDS encoding DUF397 domain-containing protein, translating to MRHITDLSTAHWRKSSYSNTNGGSCVEIADNFPGLVPVRDSKNPHGPALVIPAEAWAAFVGGLKAQG from the coding sequence ATGCGACACATCACCGATTTGAGCACCGCACACTGGCGCAAGAGCAGCTACAGCAACACCAACGGCGGCAGCTGCGTCGAGATCGCCGACAACTTCCCAGGCCTGGTCCCCGTGCGCGACAGCAAGAACCCACACGGCCCGGCGCTCGTCATCCCGGCGGAAGCGTGGGCGGCGTTCGTCGGCGGCCTCAAGGCGCAAGGCTAG
- the coxB gene encoding cytochrome c oxidase subunit II produces MSPNGSDRSSRRPMRRKLPQVLAAGLVLATATGCTYKDFPRLGMPTPVTDEAPRILSLWQGSWAAALATGVLVWGLIIWSVIFHRRSRTKVEVPAQTRYNMPIEALYTIVPFIIIAVLFYFTARDESALLKTSKKPDHVVNVVGFQWNWAFNYLENTDGNKSTSAIDSSALDAIPDKWKKTAPAGADGVYDVGTPGTRNPQNGNPGPTLWLPKGETVQFVLTSRDVNHSFWVVPFLMKQDVIPGHTNVFEVTPNKEGTFMGKCAELCGVDHSRMLFNVKVVSPERYQEHLKDLAKKGQTGYLPAGIEQSDHARNAEIKNQ; encoded by the coding sequence GTGAGTCCCAACGGCTCCGACCGCTCGTCGCGGCGCCCGATGCGGCGGAAGCTGCCGCAGGTGCTTGCTGCGGGCCTGGTCCTGGCGACCGCGACTGGTTGCACATATAAGGACTTCCCCCGCCTCGGCATGCCAACGCCCGTCACCGACGAGGCGCCGCGGATCCTCTCTCTTTGGCAGGGCTCCTGGGCCGCCGCCCTCGCAACGGGCGTGCTGGTGTGGGGCCTGATCATCTGGAGCGTGATCTTCCACCGCCGCAGCAGGACCAAGGTGGAGGTCCCCGCGCAGACCCGGTACAACATGCCGATCGAGGCGTTGTACACGATCGTGCCGTTCATCATCATTGCGGTGCTTTTCTACTTCACCGCACGTGATGAGAGCGCACTCCTCAAGACTTCCAAGAAGCCGGACCACGTCGTGAACGTGGTCGGCTTCCAGTGGAACTGGGCGTTCAACTACCTGGAGAACACGGACGGCAACAAGTCGACCTCGGCCATCGACTCCAGCGCGCTCGACGCGATTCCGGACAAGTGGAAGAAGACCGCGCCGGCCGGTGCCGACGGGGTCTACGACGTGGGTACCCCGGGTACGCGGAACCCGCAGAACGGCAACCCCGGTCCGACCCTGTGGCTGCCGAAGGGCGAGACGGTTCAGTTCGTGCTGACCTCTCGTGACGTCAACCACTCCTTCTGGGTGGTGCCGTTCCTGATGAAGCAGGACGTCATCCCGGGCCACACCAATGTCTTCGAGGTGACTCCCAACAAGGAGGGCACCTTCATGGGCAAGTGCGCCGAGCTCTGCGGTGTCGACCACTCCCGGATGCTCTTCAACGTCAAGGTCGTCTCCCCTGAGCGGTACCAGGAGCACCTGAAGGACCTGGCGAAGAAGGGCCAGACCGGATACCTGCCGGCGGGCATCGAGCAGTCGGATCACGCCAGGAATGCGGAGATCAAGAACCAGTGA
- a CDS encoding cytochrome c oxidase subunit 3, translated as MSVVATATTVETGHAHPSVNRPNLTSVGTIIWLSSELMFFAALFAMYFTLRSVTGSEYWKESADALNLPFSATNTTILVLSSLTCQLGVFAAERGDVKKLRAWFVVTFVMGAIFIGGQVFEYTELVKHEGLSLSSGPYGSVFYLTTGFHGLHVTGGLIAFLLVLGRTYAAKRFTHTQATAAIVVSYYWHFVDVVWIGLFATIYLIK; from the coding sequence ATGTCGGTCGTGGCGACAGCAACGACAGTAGAAACCGGGCACGCGCACCCGTCGGTCAATCGGCCGAACCTCACCAGCGTCGGAACCATCATCTGGCTGAGTTCCGAGCTGATGTTCTTCGCGGCCCTCTTCGCGATGTACTTCACCCTTCGATCGGTGACCGGATCCGAGTATTGGAAGGAATCCGCCGATGCGCTGAATCTTCCGTTCTCCGCGACCAACACCACGATCCTGGTGCTCAGCTCTCTGACCTGCCAGCTCGGCGTTTTCGCGGCGGAGCGTGGCGATGTCAAGAAGCTCCGGGCCTGGTTCGTGGTCACCTTTGTCATGGGTGCGATCTTCATCGGCGGTCAGGTCTTCGAGTACACGGAGCTGGTCAAGCACGAGGGCCTGTCGCTCTCGTCCGGCCCGTACGGCTCGGTGTTCTACCTGACCACCGGCTTCCACGGACTGCATGTGACGGGCGGTCTGATCGCCTTCCTGCTGGTCCTGGGCAGGACGTACGCGGCCAAGAGGTTCACCCACACGCAGGCCACCGCGGCCATCGTCGTGTCCTACTACTGGCACTTCGTCGATGTCGTCTGGATCGGCCTCTTCGCCACGATCTACCTGATCAAGTAG
- a CDS encoding L,D-transpeptidase — protein MSHRPRTRTVLSCGLLLVPLAVSATACGGSDSDALSANPYDAAEQISANTPDGNKKADPDKPLEVSVNGDDARITDVTATDSTGRFVHGELSADGRHWRTTAPLAAGTRYMVQVSTEEDGSPGRKTLVVNTKAADGQLTAVFGPEAGEYGVGQPVTAELSKPIKDPKARAIVESALKVDSMPRVEGAWHWVDNKKLHFRPKEYWPAHATISVHSNLAGLKIAKGLYGGPSKPVKLTTGDRVEAVTDAETHQLTVWRNGESIKTIPVTTGKPGFSTRNGVKVILGKESFVRMRSSTVGIAAGSGDSYDLPVYWATRVTWSGEYVHAAPWSVGSQGAANVSHGCTGMSTGNAQWFFNTVRVGDIVKVVNSGGDTMTPFDNGFGDWNMPWKEWRDGSALKAKATSTTGAAEREQNPAGEARLRPRI, from the coding sequence ATGAGTCACAGACCTCGAACCCGGACGGTGCTGAGCTGCGGCCTCCTGCTCGTGCCCCTTGCGGTGAGCGCCACCGCGTGCGGGGGCTCGGATTCGGATGCGCTCTCCGCCAATCCCTACGACGCGGCCGAGCAGATCTCGGCCAACACCCCCGACGGCAACAAGAAAGCGGACCCCGACAAGCCGCTTGAGGTGTCCGTCAACGGGGACGACGCCCGCATCACCGACGTCACGGCCACCGATTCCACCGGCCGCTTCGTCCACGGCGAGCTGAGCGCCGACGGCAGACACTGGCGCACCACCGCGCCGCTGGCCGCCGGCACCCGCTACATGGTGCAGGTGAGCACCGAGGAGGACGGTTCGCCCGGCCGCAAGACGCTGGTGGTCAACACCAAGGCCGCGGACGGCCAGTTGACCGCCGTCTTCGGGCCGGAGGCCGGCGAGTACGGCGTCGGCCAGCCGGTCACCGCGGAGCTGAGCAAGCCCATCAAGGACCCGAAGGCCCGCGCCATCGTGGAGAGCGCCCTGAAGGTCGACTCCATGCCGCGGGTGGAGGGCGCCTGGCACTGGGTGGACAACAAGAAGCTGCACTTCCGCCCGAAGGAGTACTGGCCCGCCCACGCCACGATCTCGGTGCACAGCAACCTGGCCGGCCTGAAGATCGCCAAGGGGCTCTACGGAGGCCCGTCCAAGCCTGTGAAGCTCACCACCGGCGACCGCGTGGAGGCCGTCACCGACGCGGAAACGCACCAGCTGACGGTGTGGCGCAACGGTGAGTCGATCAAGACCATCCCGGTGACCACCGGCAAGCCCGGCTTCTCCACCCGCAACGGCGTCAAGGTCATCCTCGGCAAGGAGAGCTTCGTACGGATGCGCAGCTCGACCGTGGGCATCGCGGCCGGGAGCGGGGATTCCTACGACCTGCCGGTCTACTGGGCCACCCGGGTGACCTGGAGCGGTGAGTACGTCCACGCCGCACCCTGGTCCGTCGGATCGCAGGGCGCGGCGAACGTCAGCCACGGCTGTACGGGCATGTCCACGGGCAACGCCCAGTGGTTCTTCAACACCGTGCGGGTCGGCGACATCGTCAAGGTCGTCAACAGCGGCGGCGACACCATGACGCCGTTCGACAACGGCTTCGGTGACTGGAACATGCCCTGGAAGGAATGGCGGGACGGCAGCGCGCTGAAGGCCAAGGCCACCAGCACCACAGGAGCGGCCGAGCGGGAGCAGAACCCTGCCGGTGAGGCCCGGCTGCGCCCGAGGATCTGA
- the nadA gene encoding quinolinate synthase NadA — protein MTTAQPLDVQPTPLALLLLGREADPKSERGVECPGDLPAPSDPDLVERARAAKAKLGDKVFVLGHHYQRDEVIEFADVTGDSFKLARDAAARPDAEYIVFCGVHFMAESADILTGDDQQVILPDLAAGCSMADMATAEQVAECWDVLTEAGIAEQVVPVSYMNSSADIKAFTGKHGGTICTSSNAKRALDWAFEQGEPSATKVLFLPDQHLGRNTAVRDMGLSLDDCVVYNPHKPNGGLTAEELRAAKMILWRGHCSVHGRFSLDSVNDVRERIPGVNVLVHPECKHEVVAAADHVGSTEYIIKALEAAPRGSKWAIGTELNLVRRLANRFAAEDKEIVFLDKTVCFCSTMNRIDLPHLVWALESLAAGKTVNRIQVDPETESFAKLALERMLALP, from the coding sequence GTGACCACCGCCCAGCCCCTGGACGTCCAGCCGACCCCGCTCGCGCTGCTCCTCCTCGGCCGCGAGGCCGACCCGAAGAGCGAGCGCGGCGTGGAGTGCCCCGGCGATCTGCCGGCCCCGTCGGACCCCGACCTCGTCGAACGCGCCCGCGCGGCCAAGGCGAAGCTGGGGGACAAGGTCTTCGTCCTCGGGCACCACTACCAGCGCGACGAGGTCATCGAGTTCGCCGATGTCACCGGCGACTCCTTCAAGCTCGCGCGGGACGCCGCCGCCCGGCCGGACGCCGAGTACATCGTCTTCTGCGGTGTGCACTTCATGGCCGAGTCCGCCGACATCCTCACCGGCGACGACCAGCAGGTCATCCTCCCCGACCTGGCGGCCGGCTGCTCGATGGCCGACATGGCCACCGCCGAGCAGGTCGCCGAGTGCTGGGACGTGCTCACCGAGGCCGGTATCGCCGAGCAGGTCGTGCCGGTCTCGTACATGAACTCCTCGGCCGACATCAAGGCCTTCACCGGCAAGCACGGCGGCACGATCTGTACGTCCTCCAATGCCAAGCGGGCGCTGGACTGGGCCTTCGAGCAGGGGGAACCCAGTGCGACAAAGGTCCTCTTCCTGCCCGACCAGCACCTGGGCCGCAACACCGCCGTCCGCGACATGGGCCTGTCCCTGGACGACTGCGTGGTCTACAACCCGCACAAGCCGAACGGCGGGCTGACCGCCGAGGAGCTGCGGGCCGCCAAGATGATCCTGTGGCGCGGCCACTGCTCGGTGCACGGCCGGTTCTCGCTCGACTCGGTCAACGACGTGCGCGAGCGCATCCCCGGCGTCAATGTCCTCGTCCACCCCGAGTGCAAGCACGAGGTCGTGGCGGCGGCGGACCACGTCGGCTCGACGGAGTACATCATCAAGGCCCTGGAGGCCGCCCCACGCGGCTCGAAGTGGGCCATCGGCACCGAACTCAACCTGGTCCGCCGACTGGCCAACCGCTTCGCCGCGGAGGACAAGGAGATCGTCTTCCTCGACAAGACGGTCTGCTTCTGCTCGACGATGAACCGGATCGATCTGCCGCACCTGGTGTGGGCGCTGGAGTCGCTCGCCGCGGGCAAGACCGTCAACCGCATCCAGGTCGACCCGGAGACGGAGAGCTTCGCGAAGTTGGCGCTTGAGAGGATGCTGGCGCTTCCGTAA
- a CDS encoding DUF4430 domain-containing protein: MPCAPARRATSVTAVGLGLVLAFAAPPPATAATGDVRVRVAVTGGPYTASVGLVSTSARNLLGGFYCAADGLNPTPLTALVDANEQYGLGGVEARWDAAAQDFTVTSIHGDAATSTKKWNAYVNEEKITKGPCHTAIKGGDKIRWTLEATSAAAPASGTSTSTSTSTVERPPRHRRQR; encoded by the coding sequence GTGCCATGCGCGCCGGCCCGCAGGGCCACCTCTGTCACTGCTGTCGGGCTGGGTCTCGTCCTGGCTTTCGCGGCGCCGCCGCCGGCCACCGCGGCCACCGGCGACGTCCGGGTCCGGGTCGCCGTCACCGGTGGCCCCTACACCGCCAGTGTGGGACTGGTCAGCACGTCGGCGCGCAACCTCCTCGGCGGCTTCTACTGCGCGGCCGACGGGCTGAACCCCACGCCCCTCACCGCCCTGGTGGACGCCAATGAGCAGTACGGCCTCGGCGGTGTCGAGGCGCGCTGGGACGCCGCCGCCCAGGACTTCACCGTCACGAGCATCCACGGCGACGCCGCGACGTCCACCAAGAAGTGGAACGCGTACGTGAACGAGGAGAAGATCACGAAGGGGCCCTGCCACACCGCGATCAAGGGTGGCGACAAGATCCGCTGGACCCTGGAGGCCACCTCGGCCGCCGCACCCGCATCCGGGACCAGTACCAGCACCAGTACCAGTACCGTCGAGCGCCCACCGCGCCACCGCCGCCAACGCTGA